GCCGTCGAGGTCGATGAGGATGACGATGATCGGTTGTGGGGTGGTGGCGAGGTGGGTGTGGGCGGCGGAGAGGCCGGCGCGGTTGAGGAGTCCGGTGAGGGGGTCGTGGGCGAGTTGCCAGGCGGCGTCGGTGAGCGCGGCACTCAGACGCCGCGTCTCCGCGATCATGTGACGGGCCCAGGCGCCGAAGGCGAGCGCCACGGCGATGGTGGCGATCACGGCCAGGGTGGTGAACACTGGGTTCCTCCATTTCTGGTGGAGAACCCGGGACGCGCACGTTGTCTAGGCGCTGGCGTCCCGGGTCCAGATACGACGACGGCCCGCCGATGGCGGGCCGTTTCGAGTCAGGCCGGGTGGCCTGAGGTGGGGTGTGCGTGGGGTGCCGGCCGGATCGGTCCGGCCATGCCCGGTGGTGGGGTGCGCGGTTCGGGCGACAGGGCCCAGTGAGGTGTGGTCAGGTCGGTAGGTCGCGCAGGAGGTGGTGGGCCAGCCAGCCGCGTGCGGTGGGCAGGACGATCACGTAGGTCGCGCCGGCGCGCTGGGCGGGTTCCCACAAGCGGTCGGTTGGTGGGTTGACGGTGGCGACGATGACGAGGCCCCGGCAGGTCAGTGGGCGGCGGATCCGGGTGAGGAGGTCGGCGCCGATGATGATCAGTGGTCGGCGGGTGGCGTAGCGGCGGCCGTCAGGGACGGAGTCGGCGTAGTCGAATTCGCAGCCGGCGTCTTGTTCGACGGCGTGCAGTTCGGCGCGCAGCAGCCGGCTGCCGGTGATGGCGACGGCCGTGCACCTGTGTCCGGAGGTGCTGGGTGACCTTCGTACGGTGTGGTTTTCGTGCTGCGTGGCCGGCGGGTGGAGGGTCGTGGTGGGTGCGGCGCGGCCGGCCTGTCGTGGCGTCGGTATGTCAGCGAGGCCGAGGGATCGGGCGCGTCGGGTCGGGTGGGTGGCCTGGTCGGTGTGGAGTGTGGTGGCCAGGTCGTCGGGGATGACGGCGTAGGGTTCGACGGCCCGAAGCACCTCGGCCGGGTCGAGGATCGTCTCGATCAGGCCGAGTTGCAGCGTCTTCGGCTGGTTGTCGGGGTCGGCGGGCGGGTCGGTGGCGTGGTCGACGAGGGTGGCGAAGTAGGTGCGGTGCGGGTTCCAGCCGACCTGGATGGTGTAGCGCTCGTATCCGGCTTTGGGTGTGAGGGTGTAGAGGCTCATGGCTTCCTCTCTGAAGGTGTGCGGAGGTGTCACGCGGGTGACGTCACGGCCGGCGCGCCGTGCCTGCGGGTGGTCGCGGGTGTGCGCCGGTGTGGTGCGGGTCACGGGTCAGAGCGGTCGGTACGGGCCTCGGCGATGGCCTGCTCCAAGAAGGTGGGTGCAAGTCCGGCGTGCAGCGCCTGTCGCAGCAGGCCGGCAAGCCGATACGTGGGGTCGATCTGGAGAGCGTGTTCGGCTGCCATGGCGGCCAGAGCGCCGTTACCGCAGCGCCACGCGGTGAGGGCGAGCAGGGTCGCCGGTGCCGGCACGAGTAGTTCGTCGGCGCGGCGGGTGACATCAGCCCAGAAGGTGACGTGCTGGTCGGTTGGTTCAGTGAGGTCCACGGCAAGATCCCGTACGGACGGCCGCGCCAGCAGCATGCTCAGCCAGGCGGTCTCGTCATCGGTCAGTGGCTTGTCGTGCTGCCGCAGGGCGTCTCGGAGCGCCTGCGCGCCGGCCTCGTCGACGGCGGCCATACCGGCTGCGAGCAGCCTCTCCATGCGCGTGGCGGCGGCGTCGGTGGCGCGTCGCATGCTGTCGCGGGCGGCACCGTCTACGGGTGCGAACCGGGCGGCGACGGCGGTCCGGTCCGGGAAGGCGACCAGCCCGACAGCGGTGGCTTGGGCAGCGATCAGTGAGGCGGTCGGGTCGAACGGGGTCCCGTCCGGTGGGCAGCAGGCCGGGTTGTCGCAGATGAGGGTGAAGAACCGGGTGCCGGTCACCCGGATCAGTTCCCGCACGGTCATGCCGTCGGTGGTGAACGTCTCGTCGATGGTGTGCAGGGCCGGGTCGATGCGGTCGGCGGCACCGTAGCCGACGATGATGACGTCGGTGATCGCCTGTTGCCGCCGCACGACGGGAACCATGTGGCCGGCAAGATCGACGATCTGGTGCGCGGGAGCGTCGGGGGCGGGCAGGTCGGAGCGGGCGGCGAAGACGACCCGGTGGCCGCTGGTGGCGATGATGACGATGCTGTCGTCGTCGGGGCGGAAGCCGAGCAGGTACGGCACGGCGGCCACCACATCGGCCGGCGAGCGCAGGGTCAGCTTGTCGGGAAACGACACGAGAGACTCCTTGAGTTTGTCGGTGCGGAACATCGATGGGCGGAAGAGAGGGCCGGGCGAGGCTGGGCGCGGTACATCGGTCAGCGCGCCCAGCACTGCCCGACCGCGTTGGTGCGCGGCTGCGGATGTTCAGTCGCGGTCGGGATCGAGGTACGGGTCGATGACGACGGTCTCGACGGTGGCGGACACCGCGATCAGCTGATGGCTGACGCCGGCCAGCGGCCCGTCCAAGCTGGCGTGCACGAGGGCTTCGGCCGTAGCGGCGGCATCGGCTGACGTGGCCTGGTCACGTAGCCGCATCTCGTACTCGTGCCGCCACGGCACCTGCCAACGGCCCTGGTCGAAGCTGGCCTGCTCGGCGCTGGTCCACCCGTACCCGGTCCACGGCCGATGCTCGTCCGGCCCGTCGGTGATGACCGCCCGCATCGTCTTGCGCACCGTTTCGCATGCCTGCCCGGCGGTGCCCGCGTCGACCGTCAGCATCAGTTGCACGACCACCAGGACGTGGTGCACCCGAGGCAGGGCGTCGAGCCCGAGACCGGTCAGGAAGCCGTCGACCCGCTGCGCGATGCGCTGCTGGCTGCCACCAAACTCGTCGTAGACCAGGGCCTGGATCGCGCGGGCCCGGATGCGGCGCACCAGGCTCGCCAGCGCGTCGAGTGCCGCGTCCCGCGCCGCCGTCGCCGCAGCGAGGTCATCGCCCGGCGGTGCTGTGCCGTCCGTGGAACGCGTGTCGATGCCGGTGTCGTCCGCCGGAGCGTCGTCGGGGCTGTCAAGGGGATGCCAGGTCAGGTCGGTCAGCGTGATGTCGGCGGCGGCGAGCGTCGACAGGTGCTGTTGCATCGCCGCGCGGGCGGCGGCGTGCGCGGCCGCCTCTCGGGTCGCCGTGGCCCACGTCTGGACCCTGACCTGCACGGTGACGCGGTAGCGCCGCACCGCCGGCTGATCGTCGCGGTCAGGTAGGCGCGTCACGTCCACGACCTGTCGCGGGTAGAGCGCCACCACGGGATCCAACGCCCGCACCTCATCCGGTACGCCGAACGGTGCCTGCTCGCCGGCCTCCCGGTCATCGGCATGCGCCCGCGTGTACGACAGCAGCGCGTCCGCGCAGACCGTCCACTGCTCCGGCAACGGCTCCAGACCCCACACGGCGAGGGCGTCCTCGCACCCAGGCCGGCAGATCAGCCTGCTCTCCATCGCGGCGATCAGCGCGGCCCGCGCCTCGACGGCCAGAGCCTGCCGCTGCGCGATCGCGGCTGTCGCTTCCAGGCGCAGCACCCGAAGCTGCTCCGCCAAACTCGCGTCGTTCATCGCGCCACCGCCCGCCAGCCGGCGACGACGTGCAGACCAGTCGCAGTCGCCTCGGACGGCGCCAGCCGTAGGCCGGCACCAAGAGACGCGCTGCCGCAGCTGAAGGGGGTGGTGACACCGCCACGCCGCTCGGGTGGGGTCGCGGTGCGACCGATGGCGAGGAGACCGCCCTCGGTCAGATGTCGGTAGGGGTAAAGCATGTCGTCCTCCTGAGGACACGACGAAACGGCGGCCACCGGGTGGGGACCGCCTGACGGATAGGGGTTGGTGCCCCGGCCGCCGGAGCGGCGGCAACATGGGCAGCTGAGAGTGCTGAAGCTCTGAGGCGGGTCGACGGCGGCCGACCGGGAAGGGTGGGCGCGATGCCGTCGCGAACGCGTCAGATCAGCACGAGCAAAAAGAGAAGAGCCTTCAGGCTAAGCGCGTTGCTGCTGCTCAAGCGGGGTTGTCAGGTTCCGCCGTCTGGCAGACCCTGACAACCCCGCCGCTCTCCCTTGTCGTCAGCCCTCAA
This DNA window, taken from Micromonospora sp. FIMYZ51, encodes the following:
- a CDS encoding DUF4192 domain-containing protein: MSFPDKLTLRSPADVVAAVPYLLGFRPDDDSIVIIATSGHRVVFAARSDLPAPDAPAHQIVDLAGHMVPVVRRQQAITDVIIVGYGAADRIDPALHTIDETFTTDGMTVRELIRVTGTRFFTLICDNPACCPPDGTPFDPTASLIAAQATAVGLVAFPDRTAVAARFAPVDGAARDSMRRATDAAATRMERLLAAGMAAVDEAGAQALRDALRQHDKPLTDDETAWLSMLLARPSVRDLAVDLTEPTDQHVTFWADVTRRADELLVPAPATLLALTAWRCGNGALAAMAAEHALQIDPTYRLAGLLRQALHAGLAPTFLEQAIAEARTDRSDP